Proteins from one Bactrocera neohumeralis isolate Rockhampton chromosome 3, APGP_CSIRO_Bneo_wtdbg2-racon-allhic-juicebox.fasta_v2, whole genome shotgun sequence genomic window:
- the LOC126752921 gene encoding protein spaetzle 4: MLMKVKRISGSQSAVVWKLLETIILNIIFLLVFIVAISAQTAGFGFDSANSCSTQGTKLSRRGRAQMLATIPCDLTRQAYCHLPGSAYPWHAVRRFVHENHGLMKRMYGDVKHISVLRDEILNNEIDVDDVEVAAERYSKEPHRARAAKYMQAPREEYGSIKNNDVVMEPHFRPVSTTTTTTTAAPDEIKDETGSTTSEATVVEAKMEAEERPVKPPNGALRRRINGNANGSGHRRRVNVYVNRNRPTHSSLRRRTTTTTTTEEPQPLVENVEQPGELVLHEETILEIPEDDGNLASNSVYEIPTLQDAAIHIGDNIQIIESPQLGQMQKPLTEERNNSETATISTTLKVVSTPATKMRPAAGAIPASPAPVAPTPLQQQLKPQVERQRPGQQPSQKLKLQQVNKPQATNVDTSGIKESSILKSKPTNESERTQTATAIAPVYNNSAATQPQKTANDNTDVTTDADNGATLSSIGATNAATDVTTTVTATATPTATLANNAQLKYELTQNKNQHIHGENKAELPAATTVEQTPPTTVATKLTSTQAELSSAAKTTSLSSVATTGVEAAPSATHTELLAGEKFQRPQQAPQRAPQATPAQTTPISATAAASTKPVLRDGQLYQDALKQEVKPAPNMRGINACPVKEEVVAPFWANNTRGEVLALLNLYPFEQYVHWEKCTHENRQMYCREGCRCEQQYRLHRLLAYDPHNECRGIFSDWFRFPSCCICKCYGIPSEFRATSRSPRSERMDDFETVAEESDFDDDNDGAQAENSMDSVEDQHSQHPIDVAERLVRQAIYEHATEDWYRPKDEFDFYEG, encoded by the exons AAATATCATCTTTCTTTTGGTCTTCATCGTCGCCATCAGTGCACAAACTGCGGGTTTCGGTTTTGATTCCGCCAACTCGTGCAGCACACAAGGAACTAAGCTTTCACGACGTGGCAGAGCACAGATGTTAGCCACCATACCCTGCGATCTGACACGACAAGCCTACTGTCATCTACCCGGTTCGGCATATCCTTGGCATGCAGTACGGCGTTTTGTGCACGAAAATCATGGACTCATGAAACGCATGTATGGCGATGTGAAACATATTTCAGTGTTGCGCGACGAGATACTCAACAACGAGATCGATGTGGATGATGTTGAAGTGGCCGCCGAACGTTACTCGAAGGAGCCGCATAGAGCACGTGCGGCCAAATACATGCAAGCGCCGCGGGAGGAATATGGCAGTATTAAAAACAATGATGTAGTGATGGAACCGCATTTTCGACCGGtttccacaacaacaactaccacAACAGCCGCTCCGGACGAAATAAAAGACGAAACTGGCAGTACAACCAGTGAGGCTACCGTAGTAGAAGCGAAAATGGAAGCTGAAGAGCGACCAGTGAAACCTCCGAACGGCGCACTAAGACGTAGAATTAACGGCAATGCAAATGGTAGTGGACATAGACGGCGCGTCAATGTTTATGTTAACCGTAATAGACCGACACATTCGTCGTTACGACGACGCacgactacaacaacaaccacagaaGAACCACAGCCGCTAGTGGAAAATGTAGAACAACCTGGAGAGTTGGTATTACACGAAGAAACTATACTTGAAATACCCGAAGACGATGGTAATCTCGCATCGAATAGTGTCTATGAAATACCCACACTACAGGACGCGGCAATACATATAGGCGACAACATACAGATCATCGAATCACCACAACTCGGACAAATGCAAAAACCCCTGACTGAAGAAAGAAATAACTCCGAGACAGCCACCATATCGACCACACTTAAGGTGGTTTCAACGCCTGCAACCAAAATGCGACCGGCAGCCGGTGCAATACCGGCTTCACCGGCGCCGGTAGCGCCCacaccactacaacaacaacttaaaccACAAGTGGAACGTCAACGACCTGGCCAACAGCCATCACAAAAACTCAAACTGCAACAAGTGAATAAACCGCAAGCAACAAATGTCGATACGAGCGGCATAAAAGAAAGTTcgatattaaaatcaaaaccgACCAACGAAAGTGAACGTACACAAACCGCCACGGCAATAGCACCTGTATACAACAACAGTGCCGCTACACAACCGCAGAAAACAGCGAACGACAATACAGACGTCACAACGGACGCCGATAATGGGGCGACGCTGTCAAGCATTGGCGCTACGAACGCCGCAACGGACGTCACAACAACCGTGACGGCAACAGCGACGCCTACCGCAACATTGGCAAACAACGCACAGCTGAAATATGAGCTgactcaaaacaaaaatcaacatATTCACGGTGAGAATAAAGCCGAACTGCCGGCAGCGACGACAGTCGAGCAAACACCACCAACCACAGTCGCAACGAAGCTCACATCCACACAAGCCGAACTATCTTCGGCTGCTAAGACTACAAGCTTATCAAGTGTTGCAACAACCGGTGTAGAGGCAGCACCCTCAGCGACACACACTGAACTGTTAGCCGGTGAGAAATTTCAGAGACCACAGCAGGCGCCGCAACGAGCACCGCAAGCTACTCCAGCGCAGACTACACCAATCAGTGCTACAGCGGCTGCGTCAACGAAACCAGTGCTACGCGATGGCCAATTGTATCAAGATGCGCTGAAGCAAGAGGTGAAACCGGCTCCCAATATGCGCGGCAt TAATGCCTGCCCAGTAAAGGAGGAGGTGGTCGCGCCCTTTTGGGCCAACAATACACGCGGTGAAGTGTTGGCTCTGCTAAATCTCTACCCCTTCGAGCAGTATGTACATTGGGAGAAATGCACGCATGAAAATCGACAGATGTATTGTCGAGAGGGTTGCCGCTGTGAACAACAATATCGGCTACATCGTTTATTAGCATACGATCCGCACAATGAATGTCGCGGTATTTTCTCCGATTGGTTTCGTTTTCCTTCATGCTGCATCTGTAAATGCTATGGCATACCGTCAGAGTTTCGAGCCACATCGCGTAGTCCACGTTCCGAACGTATGGATGATTTTGAGACTGTGGCGGAAGAAAGCGATTTCGACGATGATAATGATGGCGCGCAAGCAGAAAATTCCATGGATTCCGTGGAAGACCAACACTCGCAACATCCGATTGATGTTGCTGAGCGCTTGGTGAGACAAGCGATCTACGAACATGCAACCGAAGATTGGTATCGACCGAAGGATGAATTCGATTTTTATGAAGGTTAG